From the Rhinolophus sinicus isolate RSC01 linkage group LG02, ASM3656204v1, whole genome shotgun sequence genome, one window contains:
- the RHEBL1 gene encoding GTPase RhebL1 yields the protein MPLVLYSKVVILGHRSVGKASWAHQFMEGKFLEGYDPSTVEKTYSKIVTLGKDEFHLQLGDAAGQDEYSILPYSLIIGVRGYVLVYSGTSLHSSQVIESLYQKLHGGHGETREDGGSGSVFSCRTAWCWGWWGSGVFTSELDGIIGSKLTDFFALNLYPLQLTQGIFTKIIQEIAHVENSSYGQEHRCHLMGALRHGVAV from the exons ATGCCGCTAGTCCTCTATAGCAAGGTGGTCATCCTCGGACACCGCTCTGTAG GGAAGGCATCTTGGGCACATCAGTTTATGGAGGGCAAGTTCTTGGAAGGCTATGATCCTAGTACAGTGGAGAAGA ctTACAGCAAGATAGTGACTCTCGGCAAAGATGAGTTTCACCTACAACTGGGGGATGCAGCAGGGCAG GATGAGTACAGCATTCTGCCCTATTCACTCATCATTGGGGTCCGTGGTTATGTTCTTGTATATTCTGGCACCTCTCTGCATAG CTCCCAAGTCATTGAGAGTCTATACCAAAAGCTACATGGAGGCCATGGGGAAACCCGG GAAGATGGTGGGAGTGGCAGTGTGTTTTCTTGTCGCACTGCTTGGTGTTGGGGATGGTGGGGGAGTGGAGTATTCACCTCAGAGCTGGATGGTATTATTGGCAGTAAACTAACTGACTTTTTTGCCCTGAATCTCTATCCCTTGCAGCTAACTCAAGGCATCTTCACCAAAATTATCCAAGAGATTGCCCATGTGGAGAACTCCTCCTATGGGCAAGAACACCGCTGCCATCTCATGGGAGCCCTCAGGCATGGGGTAGCTGTCTGA